GATGCTCTAGCCAATTTATGTATTGAAAAAGACCAAACTACAGGTCAAGTTATTGGTTATGTTCGTATTCGTTCAAAGGGTCAAGGTTTAGCCTTATCTCTTGGTGATAGAGTTGCTTATATCgcaaagaaaaattcaaacatGAAACTAGATCGTATCTAAGTTTTCTAATTTCTGATCTTTCAGactttttaattctaattatatttctcttttaatatattaaataactAAGGCTCCTAAAAACAAATCTCTTTTGAGGTTTAATTACATCATTCTacatatatgtatatatatatatgttttacatttttgaaaaaaaatatatacatttctatacaatataaaaaattaaaataataaataaataaataaataaataaatcgACTACTTACTTTTCCTCACATACATATATTACATTGttactattttatttctgagtaactttttatttttaagaaaaaaaagatatttggACACATCTATATAACCCTGTaacaaatttcaataatgtTTTCGCTTTATTAGCGACTATctttaaaatgaaaaaaaaaaaacagttAAAACAAAGATATTTGGTAAAATAGCTGATAACGAAAGGAAATACAATATAGatagttttattattcgagaggaatttaattattaaaggaataataatttgaaataaaatatgagGATTCAATTCGATCAATTGTTAAGCTATAGTGATGAAGAATTCTCCGATGTAGAAAATTCTTCCACCACTACAACATCATCATTAAACAAAGATGATTATACTTTTAtcaatgaagatgaagaatcaAGTGGAGTTCCCCATCTTTATTTACCTAAAACTATAAATACCGACAAATTTCCTATTAAGGTTTCATCTGAGAATGATAATCAAGCCATCgtattattaaacaaatcTAAAGTTAAGTCTTCAAAGAAGGATTCATTGAAAGAAACTACAATAGACCCAGAAATTACggaattattagaaagattaaatttgaaatctaAATTGCCAAGTAGATACGATCGTCAACCTACCAAAAttgttaaagaattaaaatatcaaccATTATATTTAACCTGCAACTCTGAGACTAGTACCAATGATGATACAAgtttagataataatacttcaCAGACTAATGTGGATACTACATCTGTTTCTGACACCTTGCattcaattaatgattcattcttaaagaaattaagaagtttagaattagaaaataaaaatcaagTTAATATTGCCAAAGATCGTAAAAGAaaggaagaagaagaagaaagaaaacGTAAAGAAGAAGTAGAGAGGAAGCATAGAGAAGAAGTAGAGAGAAAACATAAAGAACAGGAGCAAGAAAGAAAACgtaaagaagaagaagaactTCGTattaaaaaggaaaaattagCAAGACAAAAAcaattagaagaagaagaaagacAGAAAGCTGAAACTATTCGATTAAAGAAAGCAGAAGAAGAGGAAGCTTTATCAAAGGCTAAACTTGCCAAAGAACAAGAAGATAAACTAAAGAAAGAAGCTGCAGAAGCCTCTGCCAAGAAAGAACAATCGAATAGAACAAATACTAAGGGTAAATTCACTACTGATTTTAATTCTGTTGAAcaagtttttaaaaaatacaagGATAAGATTAATTCTATAAAGACAGAAATTGTCCAACCTGTTAAAAAGGCAGATGTTAATACTAGAAATACATTATCACGTCACAAGAGAAAAATCAATCCTAAATTCGGTCAATTAACTAATAGCTTACAACAATTAACTAATGTTCAAAACGAATTATGTTCATTAATTGATCAAACCAAACCACATGAATTATCATACCTTTggatattaaatttcatttcCAAAGCTATTGTACACCAAGCAGAGACAGAAGTTAGAGTCAAACCAGAATCCGCCGTTCCATTGGCCAAGTTAACTTTGTACCTATTAGTACGATACCCtgaattgaaagaattattaatggcAAGATTTGTAAAGAAATGTCCCTTTGTCATTGGTTATACTTGTAACATTGATACTGAAGATGGTAGACTAAGAATGGGAtggaaaagaaaatctGATAACAAATGGGAAGAAGAAACCTCTTATGATGAGAGATTGGGAGGTATGACTACCTTATTTTCCGTGATAACCCGTCTACCGTTAGCACCAGAGTTTATCAATACACAAGAACATCCCTTACCAATTTCATATTCCTGGAGAATGGTAG
This genomic stretch from Henningerozyma blattae CBS 6284 chromosome 1, complete genome harbors:
- the GLE1 gene encoding nucleoporin GLE1 (similar to Saccharomyces cerevisiae GLE1 (YDL207W); ancestral locus Anc_8.460), whose translation is MRIQFDQLLSYSDEEFSDVENSSTTTTSSLNKDDYTFINEDEESSGVPHLYLPKTINTDKFPIKVSSENDNQAIVLLNKSKVKSSKKDSLKETTIDPEITELLERLNLKSKLPSRYDRQPTKIVKELKYQPLYLTCNSETSTNDDTSLDNNTSQTNVDTTSVSDTLHSINDSFLKKLRSLELENKNQVNIAKDRKRKEEEEERKRKEEVERKHREEVERKHKEQEQERKRKEEEELRIKKEKLARQKQLEEEERQKAETIRLKKAEEEEALSKAKLAKEQEDKLKKEAAEASAKKEQSNRTNTKGKFTTDFNSVEQVFKKYKDKINSIKTEIVQPVKKADVNTRNTLSRHKRKINPKFGQLTNSLQQLTNVQNELCSLIDQTKPHELSYLWILNFISKAIVHQAETEVRVKPESAVPLAKLTLYLLVRYPELKELLMARFVKKCPFVIGYTCNIDTEDGRLRMGWKRKSDNKWEEETSYDERLGGMTTLFSVITRLPLAPEFINTQEHPLPISYSWRMVARIANTNLKLITNSHFVVLGCWWDAAASQFIQAYSRQAQKLLFLIANDLTGALSQHKYVGAARLLILFEEWQRGAIKTFPDMIA